In one Agrobacterium tumefaciens genomic region, the following are encoded:
- a CDS encoding MBL fold metallo-hydrolase, whose translation MFDAGSGLHPAGLALRAEGVTDVNLFFSHCHYDHIVGFPYFKPFYNSCNDVAIWSGHLAGAMTTRQMLREFMSPPWFPVPLEVCCAKMATRDFMPGDALDVHPGLSIRTGMLNHPGNAIGYRLDWEGKSFAIITDTEHEPGSTDNNVLDLIRDVDLFLYDAMFTDEEMGLYRGYGHSSWQEAIRLAKLAGAKNVGFIHHAPSRSDEELDDIEKQAKALFSGAFAAMDGQIIQL comes from the coding sequence TTGTTCGACGCAGGATCAGGGCTGCATCCCGCCGGTCTGGCCTTGCGGGCGGAAGGTGTGACCGACGTCAACCTGTTCTTCTCGCACTGTCATTACGACCATATTGTCGGCTTTCCCTATTTCAAGCCGTTTTATAACAGCTGCAACGATGTCGCCATCTGGTCTGGCCACCTCGCAGGTGCCATGACAACACGGCAAATGCTCAGGGAATTCATGAGTCCGCCGTGGTTTCCCGTGCCGCTGGAGGTTTGCTGCGCAAAAATGGCGACGCGGGACTTCATGCCGGGCGACGCTCTGGATGTGCATCCGGGACTCTCGATCAGAACCGGAATGCTCAATCATCCCGGCAACGCCATCGGCTACCGCCTGGATTGGGAAGGAAAATCCTTCGCCATCATCACCGACACCGAACATGAGCCGGGCAGCACCGACAACAATGTCCTCGACCTTATCAGGGACGTCGATCTTTTTCTCTACGATGCCATGTTCACCGATGAGGAAATGGGCCTTTATCGCGGCTATGGTCACTCATCCTGGCAGGAGGCGATCCGCCTCGCGAAGCTCGCGGGCGCAAAGAATGTCGGCTTCATCCATCATGCCCCAAGCCGCAGCGACGAGGAGCTGGACGATATCGAAAAACAGGCAAAAGCCCTGTTCAGCGGCGCGTTCGCGGCCATGGACGGCCAGATCATCCAGCTCTGA
- a CDS encoding ABC transporter substrate-binding protein, with protein MITRRTTLALLASVFLPAYARAAYTDPDYFKEKREKGELPDVAERLPKNPRVIDMKALGREPGKHGGSVRMLIGGQRDIRLMPISNYARLVGYDEKFELHPDILESYDVEEERIFTFKLREGHKWSDGSDLTSEDFRYFWEDVALNKEIHKGGPPIELLVNNKPPLIEVIDRFTVRYTWEGPNPDFLAKLAAASPARLFLPAAYMKQFHVKYQTAENLAKLIKKNKADDWSGLHIKMSRQVRPENPALPTLDAWRNTTSPPAEQFVFERNPYYHRVDENGLQLPYLDRFLLNVTSSDIISAKTASGDSDLQYFGLDFADYTFLKDAEKRFPLKVNLYKRSQGSRIALLPNLNCADPVWRGYFQDVRVRRALSLAINRHEINMVCFYGLAKESADTVLPESPLYRPEFAEAWSAFDRAAANRLLDEVGLDKRDNAGIRLLPDGRPAYIIVETTGESTLETDVMELVTDHWRHIGIAVSVRPTQRDVFRKRAMGGEVLMSVWMGMDNGVPTSDMLPSGLAPTGDDQLQWPVWGIHYLSGGREGKEPDLPEAAHLLDLLKKWRRSVTEEEREAIWLEMLGIYTQQVFSIGIVNGALQPVVHVKRMRNVPEKALFGYEPTSYLGVYLPDAFWYDGDA; from the coding sequence TTGATCACGCGCCGCACCACCCTTGCCCTGCTCGCATCCGTCTTTTTGCCGGCCTACGCACGCGCCGCCTATACCGATCCCGACTACTTCAAGGAAAAGCGGGAGAAGGGCGAATTGCCGGATGTGGCGGAACGCCTGCCGAAGAACCCGCGCGTCATCGATATGAAAGCGCTTGGCCGCGAGCCGGGAAAACATGGTGGCTCCGTGCGGATGCTGATTGGCGGCCAGCGCGATATCAGGCTTATGCCGATCAGCAACTATGCCCGCCTTGTCGGTTATGACGAAAAATTCGAGCTGCACCCGGACATTCTGGAAAGCTACGATGTCGAGGAAGAGCGCATCTTCACCTTCAAGCTGCGCGAGGGCCACAAATGGTCCGATGGCAGCGATTTAACCTCCGAGGATTTCCGTTATTTCTGGGAGGATGTCGCCCTCAACAAGGAAATCCACAAGGGCGGTCCGCCGATCGAACTTCTGGTCAACAATAAGCCGCCCCTGATCGAGGTCATCGATCGGTTCACCGTGCGTTATACCTGGGAAGGCCCCAACCCGGATTTTCTGGCGAAGCTCGCGGCCGCCTCGCCGGCGCGGCTGTTCCTCCCCGCCGCTTATATGAAGCAGTTCCACGTCAAATATCAGACGGCGGAAAATCTCGCCAAGCTCATCAAGAAGAACAAGGCGGATGACTGGAGCGGGCTGCATATCAAGATGTCGAGACAGGTCCGGCCGGAAAATCCCGCCTTGCCGACGCTCGACGCATGGCGAAACACGACCTCGCCGCCGGCCGAACAATTCGTGTTCGAACGCAATCCCTATTATCACCGCGTCGACGAAAATGGCCTGCAGCTGCCCTATCTCGACCGGTTCCTGCTGAACGTCACCTCGTCCGATATCATCTCGGCGAAGACCGCGTCGGGCGACAGCGACCTGCAATATTTCGGCCTCGACTTCGCCGATTACACCTTTCTGAAGGATGCCGAAAAGCGCTTTCCCCTGAAGGTGAACCTCTACAAGCGCTCCCAGGGCTCACGCATCGCGCTTCTGCCCAATCTGAACTGCGCCGATCCTGTGTGGCGTGGCTATTTCCAGGATGTGCGCGTGCGCCGGGCCTTGTCGCTCGCGATCAACCGGCATGAAATCAACATGGTCTGCTTTTACGGGCTGGCGAAGGAAAGCGCCGACACGGTTCTGCCGGAAAGCCCGCTTTACCGACCCGAATTCGCCGAAGCCTGGAGCGCCTTCGACCGTGCGGCAGCCAACAGGCTGCTCGATGAAGTGGGTCTCGACAAGCGCGACAACGCCGGCATAAGGCTCCTGCCGGATGGACGCCCAGCCTATATCATCGTCGAGACAACAGGCGAAAGCACGCTCGAGACCGACGTGATGGAACTGGTGACGGATCATTGGCGGCATATCGGTATTGCGGTTTCCGTCCGCCCCACCCAGCGTGATGTCTTCCGCAAGCGCGCCATGGGCGGCGAGGTGCTGATGTCGGTATGGATGGGCATGGACAATGGCGTACCGACCTCGGATATGCTGCCATCCGGCCTTGCCCCCACCGGCGACGACCAGTTGCAATGGCCGGTCTGGGGCATCCATTATCTGTCCGGCGGACGTGAAGGCAAGGAACCCGATCTGCCGGAGGCGGCGCATCTGCTCGATCTCCTGAAGAAATGGCGCCGAAGCGTCACCGAGGAAGAACGCGAAGCCATCTGGCTGGAGATGCTGGGTATCTATACACAGCAGGTCTTTTCCATCGGCATCGTCAACGGCGCGCTTCAGCCCGTCGTCCATGTCAAACGCATGCGAAATGTGCCGGAAAAGGCGCTTTTCGGTTACGAACCCACATCGTATCTCGGCGTCTACCTGCCGGATGCCTTCTGGTACGACGGAGACGCCTGA
- a CDS encoding adenylate/guanylate cyclase domain-containing protein, with the protein MIRFFSETNLRRARILSGLIIFAFVFSHLFNHSLALISIDTAERARKWFSLIWLNPVSSLLFYGSVVVHVCLVLRSLYQRRTLRMPLREALQVIFGLSIPFLIIGHAVNIRVSHMLYGIDVGYYSVIRRLWINNPIQGMWQSLALIVIWVHGCIGLYFWLRYRDWYPRIAGLFMTVAVMLPLLALLGFSDAGRWLAEIDEKYALPPGLTDNTIQKDELPLQREMETRIRFITGATETLFAGAVMLVFVLRGVRSFRQRLTAIEIRYEHGAQARVPAGLSILEASRLAGIPHYSVCGGKGRCSTCRVRVVGSKGPLPPPGDIEQTTLRRIHADSDVRLGCQLRPTHDLGVALLVSPPQQSDLPPDAQPARPGTEEEIAILFCDLRNFTTLSEAKLPYDVVFLLNRYFTIVGQAVEQAGGHLDKFIGDGAMALFGLGDNAENACRNAMKAAAIILRELSILNEGLEKQFAVRLDVVVGIHAGPTIVGVMGYGAAKTLTAIGDTVNVASRLESKAKEFGAAIVVSEPAILQAGQEIADLRSEKIAIRGRNSQMRVFLLSKEESERYL; encoded by the coding sequence ATGATCCGTTTCTTTTCGGAGACCAATTTGAGACGCGCCCGGATTTTATCCGGCCTCATCATATTTGCTTTCGTCTTTTCCCATCTTTTCAACCATTCCCTTGCACTCATCTCCATCGATACCGCTGAGCGGGCGCGAAAATGGTTCAGCCTGATCTGGCTCAATCCCGTCAGCAGCCTGCTTTTTTATGGCTCGGTTGTAGTGCATGTCTGTCTTGTTCTGCGCTCGCTTTATCAGCGTCGAACCCTGCGCATGCCGCTTCGTGAAGCGCTCCAGGTCATATTCGGCCTGTCCATCCCATTTCTGATCATCGGCCATGCCGTCAATATCCGTGTATCGCATATGCTTTATGGCATTGATGTCGGCTACTACTCGGTCATCCGCCGGCTATGGATCAACAACCCGATACAGGGCATGTGGCAAAGCCTCGCACTGATCGTGATCTGGGTCCACGGATGCATCGGCCTCTATTTCTGGCTGCGATACCGGGACTGGTATCCACGCATAGCGGGGCTGTTCATGACGGTAGCGGTGATGCTGCCGCTTCTGGCACTCCTGGGTTTTAGCGATGCCGGTCGCTGGCTGGCGGAGATTGATGAAAAATACGCCCTTCCTCCCGGGCTGACCGACAATACCATTCAGAAAGACGAACTGCCGCTGCAACGGGAAATGGAGACGCGGATCCGCTTCATCACCGGCGCGACGGAGACCCTGTTCGCCGGCGCGGTGATGCTGGTATTTGTGCTGCGCGGTGTGCGCAGCTTCCGGCAACGGCTGACGGCCATAGAAATCCGCTATGAACATGGCGCACAGGCGCGCGTGCCGGCCGGGCTCAGCATTCTGGAAGCCAGCCGGCTTGCGGGCATCCCGCATTATTCCGTCTGCGGCGGCAAAGGACGCTGCTCGACCTGCCGTGTCAGAGTTGTCGGCAGCAAGGGCCCGCTTCCGCCTCCCGGAGATATTGAGCAAACTACGTTGAGACGTATCCACGCCGATTCGGATGTGCGCCTCGGCTGCCAGTTGCGGCCCACCCACGATCTTGGGGTGGCGCTTCTCGTATCGCCGCCGCAGCAAAGCGACCTGCCGCCGGATGCCCAACCCGCCCGACCCGGCACGGAAGAGGAGATCGCCATCCTCTTTTGCGATCTGCGCAATTTCACCACGCTTTCCGAAGCCAAGCTGCCCTATGACGTCGTATTTCTCCTGAACCGCTACTTCACCATCGTCGGTCAGGCCGTCGAACAGGCTGGCGGCCATCTCGACAAATTTATCGGCGACGGTGCCATGGCTCTCTTCGGACTTGGCGATAACGCGGAAAATGCCTGCCGCAATGCCATGAAGGCGGCCGCGATCATCCTGCGGGAACTTTCGATCCTGAACGAGGGTCTGGAAAAGCAGTTTGCCGTCCGGCTGGATGTGGTGGTCGGCATCCATGCCGGCCCAACCATCGTCGGCGTCATGGGCTATGGCGCCGCAAAAACCCTGACGGCTATCGGCGACACCGTGAACGTGGCAAGCAGGCTGGAGTCCAAGGCCAAGGAATTTGGCGCCGCCATTGTCGTTTCCGAGCCCGCCATTCTCCAGGCGGGGCAGGAGATTGCCGATCTGCGAAGCGAAAAAATCGCCATTCGCGGGCGAAACTCGCAAATGAGGGTCTTCCTGCTGTCGAAGGAAGAGAGCGAGCGCTATCTATAG
- a CDS encoding polysaccharide deacetylase, with amino-acid sequence MSLEKLVTALDECAQRGITADLWLRDDDAVEPTPALDTLLALCSSFSVPVTLAVIPEMTTGRLAQYLDKADIAHVAVHGWSHTNYAGEKEKKRELGLHRDLSIVLDELQSGLEKLHDLHGERLVPMLVPPWNRIDTGVVAELTGLGYRALSVFGPEKNTVPPCLNTHVDVIDWHGSRGGREDDSLFVETAARMRWAADHGGGSTGILTHHLVHDDNVWRFLRRLFEVTANHPAARWRSSADLVNGISP; translated from the coding sequence ATGAGTCTGGAAAAACTCGTAACGGCACTGGACGAATGCGCGCAGCGCGGCATAACCGCCGACCTCTGGCTGAGAGACGACGACGCGGTGGAGCCGACGCCGGCGCTCGACACGCTGCTCGCTCTTTGCAGCAGCTTTTCCGTTCCGGTCACCCTTGCGGTCATACCCGAGATGACGACGGGCAGGCTCGCGCAATATCTGGATAAAGCCGATATTGCCCATGTCGCCGTCCATGGCTGGTCCCACACCAATTATGCCGGTGAGAAAGAAAAGAAACGGGAACTCGGATTGCACCGCGATCTGTCCATCGTTCTCGACGAGTTGCAATCCGGGCTGGAAAAATTGCACGATCTGCATGGCGAACGTCTGGTACCGATGCTGGTGCCACCGTGGAACCGTATCGATACCGGTGTCGTGGCGGAACTGACCGGCCTCGGCTATCGTGCATTGTCCGTTTTTGGCCCGGAGAAAAACACCGTCCCACCCTGCCTGAACACCCATGTCGACGTGATCGACTGGCACGGCAGCCGTGGCGGCCGCGAAGACGACAGTCTTTTCGTCGAAACCGCCGCCCGTATGCGCTGGGCAGCGGACCATGGCGGCGGCTCCACAGGCATCCTGACCCATCATCTCGTTCATGACGACAATGTCTGGCGCTTCCTGAGACGGCTTTTCGAGGTAACCGCCAACCATCCCGCCGCCCGCTGGCGTTCCTCGGCAGACCTCGTCAACGGAATCTCACCATGA
- a CDS encoding cyclic nucleotide-binding domain-containing protein encodes MLFKDEIQMLKRVPFFSEMEPSKLKLLAFASDRVSYHTGDVLFRQGDVGDAAYVLLTGKVDVLVDSPSGTLKVAEMTGNAIVGEIAILCDSVRTATIRASTDVEALRIGKEQFFKLMSDFPDITIKVMRVLAERLTQTTTELSKARANART; translated from the coding sequence ATGCTATTCAAAGACGAAATTCAAATGCTGAAACGAGTCCCATTTTTTTCGGAAATGGAACCGTCGAAGCTTAAACTACTCGCATTTGCCTCCGATCGGGTGTCCTATCACACCGGCGACGTGTTGTTCCGGCAGGGCGATGTTGGAGATGCCGCCTATGTTCTTTTGACCGGAAAAGTCGATGTTCTGGTCGATTCTCCATCGGGCACGCTGAAAGTGGCCGAAATGACCGGCAATGCCATCGTCGGCGAAATCGCCATCCTCTGTGACAGCGTCAGAACGGCAACCATCCGCGCTTCGACCGATGTGGAAGCCCTGCGGATCGGCAAGGAGCAGTTCTTCAAGCTCATGTCGGATTTCCCTGACATTACCATCAAGGTCATGCGCGTTCTTGCCGAACGCCTCACCCAGACGACGACGGAACTGAGCAAAGCGCGCGCAAACGCCAGAACATGA
- a CDS encoding glycosyltransferase family 4 protein, whose translation MKIAFYSPLKSPNHPVPSGDRLMARLLMTAMTMGGHEVCVASELRSFLKQADDPARASLTDAAEHETETIAELWRRQGVPDLWFCYHPYYKAPDLLGPELSRRFDIPYVTAEASYSPKRNGMGWQAVQDDLLASLTAAAVNICFTARDRDGLLRASPAIRHATLQPFIDAGAFLENEPRPTPARLITVAMMRAGDKLGSYRALSQALALLPQDLDWTLDIVGDGPERATVQAMFGSFPGNRLVWHGEKTAAEIAALLSRASLYVWPGHGEAYGLAYLEAQAAGLPVVAEEVAGVPEVVKSGTTGLLTPENDTAAYAGAIETLLGNDRRREELAKAARQFVKDERSLQNAAKELNHILLRAKARTP comes from the coding sequence ATGAAGATCGCCTTTTATTCGCCGCTCAAATCGCCCAACCATCCCGTTCCCTCCGGCGATCGGCTGATGGCCCGTCTGCTGATGACGGCGATGACCATGGGCGGCCATGAGGTTTGCGTCGCCTCCGAGTTGCGCAGCTTTCTGAAACAGGCGGATGATCCGGCGCGCGCCTCTCTCACCGATGCCGCCGAACACGAGACCGAAACAATTGCAGAGCTTTGGCGGCGGCAGGGCGTGCCGGACCTCTGGTTTTGCTACCACCCCTACTACAAGGCCCCGGATCTGCTCGGGCCGGAACTCAGCAGGCGTTTCGATATCCCCTATGTCACCGCCGAGGCCTCCTATTCACCCAAGCGCAACGGCATGGGCTGGCAGGCCGTTCAGGACGACCTGCTGGCCTCATTGACGGCCGCCGCGGTCAATATCTGCTTCACCGCGCGGGATCGCGATGGGCTTCTGCGTGCCTCTCCCGCCATCCGCCATGCGACCTTGCAGCCCTTTATCGACGCCGGCGCCTTTCTCGAAAACGAGCCTCGCCCGACGCCGGCAAGGCTGATCACCGTCGCCATGATGCGGGCGGGCGACAAGCTTGGCAGCTATCGCGCGCTTTCCCAGGCACTTGCCCTCCTGCCGCAAGATCTGGACTGGACATTGGATATCGTCGGCGACGGGCCGGAACGCGCGACCGTTCAAGCCATGTTCGGCTCTTTTCCCGGAAACCGCCTCGTCTGGCACGGGGAAAAAACCGCAGCCGAGATCGCCGCTCTTCTTTCCCGCGCATCCCTTTATGTCTGGCCGGGGCATGGCGAGGCCTATGGTCTTGCCTATCTCGAAGCACAGGCCGCCGGGCTGCCCGTGGTGGCCGAAGAGGTGGCAGGCGTTCCCGAAGTGGTAAAATCCGGTACCACCGGATTACTGACACCGGAAAATGATACAGCCGCCTATGCCGGTGCAATTGAAACCCTGCTCGGCAATGACAGGCGGCGTGAAGAACTGGCAAAGGCGGCCCGGCAATTCGTCAAGGATGAACGGTCTCTGCAAAACGCCGCGAAAGAACTGAACCATATTCTGTTGCGAGCAAAGGCACGAACACCATGA
- a CDS encoding ABC transporter ATP-binding protein yields MSAGADLLRIENLRVSFSLMGGTIDAVRGASLRILPGKVTALVGESGSGKSVIGQTIMGIHPKTARVNGRVLFTDPQNTAAGPVNLLQLPKDGREIRAIRGNRIGLIFQEPMTSFSPLHTIGNQIDEALRIHSILSPAERAEKMHETLDLVGFSNPKKVVNMYPFELSGGMRQRAMIAMALICRPALLIADEPTTALDVTIQAQILKLLRDLQSRLNMSMLLITHDLGVVANIADEVAVIYQGEIMEAGTVDDIFKSPGHPYLKGLMAAVPHFDMKPGERLKALREITVDHESLVGKKTAAVNKTPGPLLTVDNISKTFTTRKSSWFRKGDAHATKAVNSVSFEIRRGECLGLVGESGSGKTTVSKILMRAVRPDEGSVTFHRPQGDIDVLNARDGDLKELRSKIQMVFQDPISSLSPRMTVGNILSEPLEIHGRGDAKYRAEKVRNLLKAIGLGESALNRYPHSFSGGQRQRIGIARALALGPELLICDEPVSALDVSVQAQILNLLKDLQKDLGLTYLFISHNLAVVDYMADRVAVMCEGRIVELAPREVLMRSPVHPYTKSLLAAVPFPDLDRPLDFRTIGKISATGKFDWGRQFRDEGDGAMISADLGEGHFVLANGNADIRELRP; encoded by the coding sequence ATGAGCGCAGGCGCAGATTTGCTCCGTATTGAAAACCTGCGGGTCTCGTTTTCTCTTATGGGTGGTACGATTGATGCCGTGAGGGGCGCCAGCCTTCGCATTCTTCCGGGAAAAGTAACCGCGCTGGTCGGAGAGTCCGGCTCGGGAAAATCCGTCATCGGCCAGACGATCATGGGCATCCATCCCAAGACGGCGCGCGTGAATGGCCGCGTGCTCTTCACCGATCCCCAAAATACCGCCGCCGGCCCCGTCAATCTGCTGCAACTGCCGAAGGACGGCCGGGAAATACGGGCCATCCGCGGAAATCGCATCGGGCTGATTTTTCAGGAGCCGATGACATCTTTTTCACCGCTGCACACCATCGGCAACCAGATCGACGAGGCGCTGCGAATCCACAGCATCCTGTCGCCGGCCGAGCGCGCGGAAAAAATGCATGAAACGCTCGATCTTGTAGGGTTTTCCAACCCGAAGAAGGTCGTGAACATGTATCCCTTCGAATTATCGGGCGGCATGCGCCAGCGCGCCATGATCGCCATGGCGCTGATCTGTCGCCCGGCCCTTCTGATCGCTGACGAACCGACGACGGCGCTTGATGTGACCATACAGGCGCAGATCCTCAAGCTCCTGCGCGATCTGCAGAGCCGGCTGAACATGAGCATGCTGCTCATCACCCACGATCTCGGCGTGGTGGCGAACATCGCCGATGAGGTTGCCGTGATCTATCAGGGCGAGATCATGGAGGCAGGCACCGTCGACGACATCTTCAAGTCGCCGGGCCATCCCTATCTCAAGGGCCTGATGGCCGCCGTGCCGCATTTCGATATGAAGCCCGGCGAGAGACTGAAGGCACTGCGCGAAATCACGGTTGATCATGAAAGCCTTGTCGGCAAAAAAACCGCCGCGGTGAACAAGACGCCCGGACCGCTTCTGACCGTGGACAACATCAGCAAGACCTTCACCACCCGCAAATCCAGCTGGTTCCGCAAAGGCGACGCACACGCCACCAAGGCGGTCAACAGCGTCAGTTTTGAAATCCGCCGGGGCGAATGCCTTGGGCTGGTGGGAGAAAGCGGCAGCGGCAAAACCACCGTCAGCAAGATCCTCATGCGCGCCGTCCGCCCCGACGAAGGTTCTGTAACCTTCCACCGGCCGCAGGGCGATATCGACGTCCTCAATGCCAGGGACGGCGATCTCAAGGAATTGCGCTCGAAGATACAGATGGTCTTTCAGGACCCGATCTCATCGCTTTCTCCGCGCATGACCGTGGGCAACATCCTGAGTGAACCGCTTGAAATCCACGGGCGCGGCGACGCAAAATATCGCGCGGAGAAAGTCCGCAATCTCCTGAAGGCAATCGGTCTTGGCGAAAGTGCCCTGAACCGCTACCCGCACAGTTTCTCCGGCGGCCAGCGGCAGCGCATTGGCATCGCGAGAGCCCTGGCGCTCGGTCCTGAATTGCTGATCTGCGATGAACCCGTTTCCGCCCTCGATGTCTCGGTGCAGGCGCAAATTCTCAACCTGCTCAAGGATTTGCAAAAGGACCTCGGCCTCACTTACCTCTTCATCTCGCATAATCTGGCGGTCGTGGATTATATGGCCGACCGCGTGGCCGTGATGTGCGAGGGCCGCATCGTCGAGCTGGCACCGCGGGAAGTCCTGATGCGCTCCCCCGTACATCCCTATACCAAATCGCTGCTGGCGGCCGTGCCCTTTCCCGATCTCGATCGTCCACTCGATTTCCGCACCATCGGCAAGATCAGCGCGACGGGCAAGTTCGACTGGGGCAGGCAATTCCGCGACGAGGGTGATGGTGCGATGATCTCCGCCGATCTGGGCGAAGGCCATTTCGTTCTTGCCAACGGCAATGCCGACATCCGGGAGCTCCGCCCTTGA
- a CDS encoding nucleotide sugar dehydrogenase yields MTSPDISQNLLSSIENKSAKAGVIGLGYVGLPLAMTIARAGFKVVGFDIDPGKITAIEVGRSYIEAVSDEVLSDVRRDDGFVATCDFSRLAECDVIAICVPTPLTKYREPDLSYVEKTCRDIAAHLRKGQLVVLESTTYPGTTDGVVKTILESTGLVSGVDFFIGFSPEREDPGNRDFETSTIPKVVAGDGEAAGKLMAAFYGAVVKKIVPVSTNATAEAVKITENVFRAVNIALVNELKVVYEAMGIDIWEVIDAAKTKPFGFMPFYPGPGLGGHCIPIDPFYLTWKSREYELPTRFIELAGEINTGMPRHVIGRVAEALDIHSGKALSRSKVLVVGLAYKKNVPDIRESPSLKLIELIQERGGEAAYFDPHVAEIPKTREYSHLMGMKSVAWDKQTVGTFDAVLVATDHDNVDYAALCEWAPLIIDTRNVFARRDIAAKHIIKA; encoded by the coding sequence TTGACTTCCCCAGACATTTCCCAAAACCTGCTTTCCAGCATCGAAAACAAAAGCGCCAAAGCGGGCGTGATCGGCCTTGGCTACGTGGGCCTGCCGCTTGCCATGACGATCGCCAGGGCCGGTTTCAAGGTTGTCGGTTTCGATATAGACCCCGGCAAAATTACCGCGATCGAAGTGGGCCGCAGCTATATTGAGGCTGTGTCGGATGAGGTGCTTTCAGACGTCAGGCGTGATGACGGCTTTGTTGCCACCTGCGATTTTTCCCGACTGGCAGAATGCGATGTGATCGCCATCTGCGTGCCGACGCCCTTGACGAAATATCGCGAGCCGGACCTTTCCTATGTCGAAAAGACCTGCCGGGATATTGCCGCCCATCTTCGCAAGGGGCAGCTCGTCGTTCTGGAATCGACTACCTATCCCGGTACGACCGATGGGGTGGTAAAGACCATTCTGGAAAGCACCGGGCTTGTCTCCGGCGTTGATTTCTTCATCGGCTTTTCGCCCGAGCGGGAAGATCCAGGCAATCGCGATTTCGAGACCTCGACCATTCCAAAGGTTGTTGCCGGTGATGGCGAGGCTGCCGGAAAACTGATGGCCGCCTTCTACGGTGCGGTGGTGAAGAAGATCGTTCCGGTCTCGACAAACGCCACGGCCGAGGCTGTGAAGATCACCGAAAACGTCTTTCGTGCGGTCAATATCGCGCTCGTCAATGAACTCAAGGTCGTCTACGAGGCCATGGGCATCGACATATGGGAGGTGATCGACGCGGCGAAAACCAAGCCTTTCGGTTTCATGCCGTTTTATCCCGGCCCGGGCCTCGGCGGCCATTGCATACCGATCGACCCTTTCTACCTCACCTGGAAATCGCGGGAATATGAGTTGCCGACGCGGTTCATCGAGCTTGCCGGCGAAATCAACACCGGCATGCCGCGCCATGTCATCGGGCGCGTCGCGGAAGCGCTCGACATTCATTCCGGCAAGGCGCTGAGCCGCTCGAAGGTGCTAGTCGTTGGTCTCGCCTATAAGAAAAATGTGCCCGATATTCGCGAAAGCCCCTCGCTGAAGCTCATCGAGCTCATCCAGGAGCGCGGCGGTGAAGCGGCCTATTTCGATCCTCATGTGGCGGAAATCCCCAAAACCCGGGAATATAGCCACTTGATGGGCATGAAATCCGTTGCATGGGACAAGCAGACGGTCGGCACCTTCGATGCCGTTCTCGTGGCGACCGATCACGACAATGTGGACTACGCCGCTCTCTGCGAATGGGCACCGCTGATCATCGACACGCGAAATGTCTTTGCACGCCGGGATATAGCCGCAAAACACATCATCAAGGCCTGA
- a CDS encoding mannosyltransferase — protein MSDKKYYDAQLDRARQLQNEGQYAEANALLLSLVAVKDRHLMGEETVLGLPRRLHAARLRLAKAEGDLVAKIGYQYTLVPPPRALAKYAQFSPEERRTINLKNREEVPRLVHQIWIGEKAPPVSVEAWASHAASHGYEYRLWREADLEREGVLANDVFRTMLDQGDYPGAVDVARYILLERFGGIYLDCDWYPARDDLSFDAFLPLMGLTAFDEKTPRDTGQGSMLLANSFIAAPAGHPVFRRMLEAFPGIIADMPRAPAWWSTGPLIFTVIARVGSISLAPASFVAASLPDRAPFEAVEALRREHAAGMDGLLIAWKSW, from the coding sequence ATGTCCGACAAGAAATATTACGATGCCCAGCTGGACAGAGCCCGGCAGTTGCAAAATGAAGGGCAATATGCGGAAGCGAATGCGCTTCTCTTATCGCTGGTTGCAGTAAAAGACAGGCATCTCATGGGCGAGGAAACAGTGCTCGGCCTGCCGCGTCGGCTGCACGCGGCGCGGCTGCGTCTCGCCAAGGCTGAAGGCGATTTGGTCGCGAAAATCGGCTATCAATATACGCTGGTTCCGCCACCACGGGCGCTGGCAAAATATGCACAATTTTCTCCGGAAGAACGCCGCACGATCAACCTGAAAAACAGGGAGGAGGTGCCGAGGCTCGTTCACCAGATATGGATCGGGGAAAAAGCCCCGCCGGTATCGGTTGAAGCCTGGGCTTCCCATGCCGCCTCACACGGTTACGAGTATCGCCTCTGGCGCGAGGCCGATCTTGAGCGGGAAGGCGTGCTTGCAAACGACGTCTTCAGAACGATGTTGGATCAGGGCGATTATCCGGGCGCGGTGGATGTGGCCCGTTACATTCTGCTGGAACGTTTTGGCGGTATCTATCTCGATTGTGACTGGTATCCGGCCAGGGACGATCTGAGTTTCGACGCTTTCCTGCCCTTGATGGGGCTGACGGCGTTTGATGAAAAAACGCCGCGTGATACCGGGCAGGGCAGCATGCTTCTCGCCAATTCCTTCATCGCCGCCCCGGCCGGCCATCCCGTCTTTCGACGAATGCTGGAGGCTTTTCCCGGGATCATCGCCGATATGCCGCGCGCGCCGGCCTGGTGGTCGACAGGCCCGCTGATCTTCACCGTCATCGCTCGGGTGGGAAGCATCAGCCTTGCGCCTGCATCCTTTGTTGCCGCCTCTCTTCCCGATCGTGCGCCGTTTGAGGCGGTGGAGGCACTCAGGCGTGAGCACGCTGCCGGGATGGACGGATTGCTGATTGCCTGGAAGTCATGGTGA